The following are encoded together in the Flavihumibacter fluvii genome:
- a CDS encoding AraC family transcriptional regulator — MKILQTEIAIKLNSLFSVVERNDSFFSSPLHVHPEFELVFVKESYGKRIVGNFITSFEPGDMVLIGPNLPHIWINDESFHQGLSTTRARAIVVYFHPSLFDAGIFAIEEAAHIKDLLNKSRSGILIQHRTRNLIASKMEALVTLKGFEKVMGLLEILHLLSSSQDLEYINSDNFNSAESRSEKDRLCDVYRYVNENFRNDIQLKDVARLTNLTPQSFCRLFKKRNNMHFVEFLNQVRINNACKLLLDSDWTVSEIAYSCGYKTISNFNKLFKETTGLSPRVYREQARPTLAAALAEA, encoded by the coding sequence ATGAAGATTCTGCAAACCGAAATCGCGATTAAACTGAACAGTTTATTTTCAGTGGTTGAAAGGAATGATAGTTTCTTTAGCTCTCCCCTACATGTACACCCTGAGTTTGAACTGGTTTTCGTTAAGGAAAGCTACGGCAAACGGATCGTCGGGAATTTTATCACTTCATTTGAACCGGGTGATATGGTGCTGATCGGCCCGAACCTTCCCCATATCTGGATTAATGATGAAAGTTTCCACCAAGGATTGAGTACCACCAGGGCAAGAGCAATTGTTGTATACTTCCATCCCAGCCTTTTTGACGCCGGCATCTTTGCCATTGAAGAAGCTGCACATATTAAAGACCTTCTGAACAAATCCCGTAGCGGCATTTTAATCCAGCATCGCACAAGGAACCTGATTGCTTCAAAAATGGAAGCCCTGGTTACTCTGAAGGGATTTGAAAAAGTAATGGGCTTGCTGGAAATCCTGCACCTCCTTTCTTCATCACAGGACCTTGAATATATCAATTCTGACAATTTTAATTCTGCAGAAAGCAGGTCGGAAAAAGACCGTCTCTGTGATGTTTATCGTTATGTCAATGAAAACTTCCGGAATGATATACAGCTTAAAGATGTAGCTCGTCTCACCAATTTAACCCCACAAAGTTTTTGCAGGTTGTTTAAGAAAAGAAATAATATGCACTTTGTAGAATTTTTAAACCAGGTGCGAATTAACAATGCCTGCAAACTGCTTCTTGACAGTGACTGGACTGTTTCTGAAATCGCGTACAGCTGTGGCTATAAGACCATCTCCAACTTCAATAAGCTTTTCAAAGAAACAACAGGGTTGTCTCCAAGGGTTTACCGCGAACAAGCCCGGCCTACCTTAGCAGCAGCACTTGCCGAAGCCTGA